CTTGCTCGTTTCTTCAACATTATGTAATCAAGGACCCCGCTCTTGCGGGGTTTTATGATATAATGAATATCTAGGAAGGGAGCACTATGGCACAATCACAAAATACAAACGTTGAACTACAAACCACAGGGGTTTCCTACATGGGCTTTGGTGGCAAGGTTGGTAAATTTCTAATTGGTGACAAGGCACTTGAATTCTACCCAGATAGCAACGTTGAACGCTATATCCAGATTCCTTGGTCAGAAATGACTAGCATTGGCGCAAACGTTTCTGGCAAAGCAATCAGCCGTCATTTTGAAATTTATACAGAGAAAAGTCGATTCTTGTTT
This region of Streptococcus suis genomic DNA includes:
- a CDS encoding DUF956 family protein yields the protein MAQSQNTNVELQTTGVSYMGFGGKVGKFLIGDKALEFYPDSNVERYIQIPWSEMTSIGANVSGKAISRHFEIYTEKSRFLFASKDSGKILKIAREHIGNEKVVKLPTLMQTIGRKISNLFAKK